DNA sequence from the Pedobacter sp. W3I1 genome:
ACAGCAGGCGGATTTTCATCCTGAATTTTATATTTCCAATCTTTAACTAACGAAATACCCTGTTCAATACTTGCTCCAACCGGGTAAATTCCAATCTTTTTTGTGGTGTCTTTATAACCGGCCAATCCGCCTTTATCAAAATAATTAAGTACCTGGATGGCAATTACATTTCTGCCCTTTTTAATCAGTTTTGCAGGTATGGTATACTTTCTTGGCTCTGTATTATCGGTGTTGCCCACCAATTCGCCATTTACATAAGTAAAATCCTGATCACGGATGCGGTTAAGATCGAGTACAAGATCTTTTTCAGTCCAGTTTTCGGGCACATCAAAAGTTGTTCTAAACCAGACCGCTCCATCTAAATTGGCCAGACCAACGGTTTCCCATCCTTCGTAGGCAGGTACTTTTATAGTTTTCCATAGCTTGTCGTCAAAGTTTGCAAGTGCAGGATTTCCCTGGATACCTTTCCCGGCTTTCATTTCATTTACCCAAACTTTTCTGTCACCAGAACTGCTTTGCAAGCCCATAAAATGTTCTTGTGCTAAAGCTTCAGCTGCTGCCTGTTTTCCTTCCGAAAGTAGTTTTCTGATCTCAGGCAGATATTGATAGGCTTCTTTACGGTTATAATCTCTTGGCTTCCCTGTCCATAAAGTTTCCTCATTAAATTGGATATGATCAACCGCAGTACCGGCGAAAATCATGGCTCCCAACCTTCCGTTACCAATGGGCAAGGCATCAGTCCACTTTTCGGCTGGTTTATTATACCATAAAGTGTGGTTGTTTCCTTGTGCAAAGCTGCTAAAATGAGCAGTCAATAATAAAAATGATGTGCTTAATAAAAGTTTAAACTTCATGTTATTGTCCTTTATCTCCCGAAATAATTTCGATGTTACTGCTTACTTCCTTTTCTTTTTTAACGGCCACCTTCACTAGCCTAAAATTATTGTTTCCCAAAAATATATTTTTAGTTTCCGCCCCGCCTAATTTCAAATAAGTAACAGTTTCTTTCGTTGGAAAAGCATTGTACAGAAACAGATCTGATACGTTTGTAAGATCGATTACTGCTGCATTGGCATGAGGTTTATTGCTTTCTAAACCATCTACAATTAAATTATTCACTTTTAAAGCCTTTAACGATGCACCTAATTCCGTATTTACCGTCACATTATGAAACTCAATATTACTAGAATTATTGATAGAAAAGCCAGTTTTAGCATCCATATTAATATCATTGAAGGTAATATTATCGATAGGCATTTCTTCTAAACCATTTAAATAAGCAGCCTGGTTAACCTGACCAGTGATATTACTGAAATGGATATTTCTAAAGATAGGTGTGCGTTCGGAAACGGGTTCTACACTGGTTTTTGCATACTGCATATCCAATACAATCGCCTGATCTTTTATGTTTTTCATGATGATGTTACTCACTCTAATATCTTCCACTACGCCACCCCTTCCCCGCGCAGTCTTAATGCGGATACCACGATCTGTTCCATCGAAAATACAATTAGAGATGGCAATCTTCCGTACATCGCCCGACATTTCGCTGCCGATCACCACCCCACCATGGCCAGACAACATGGTACAATTGGTAATCACATAGTTTTCTGCAGGAATAGCCATTTTTCTGCCCGGCGCATCTTTGCCTGATTTAATGGTGATACAATCGTCGCCTACACTGATGTGGCAATCTGAAATGTGCACATTTTTACACGACTCAGGATTTATCCCGTCGGTATTTGGTGAATGTGGATTGTTGATGGTAACCGCATGAACCTTAACATTTTCGCAAAATTCAGGATTTACCGTCCAGAATGGAGAATTACGGATCGTAATCCCATCAATCAATACATTTTTACAGAACATAGGTTGTATAAACGGCGGACGAAGAAAGCCGCGCTTCATCTGCTTAGGATCGTCCGGCAAAATGATATCTTTATTAAGGCCATCAAAAGTAGTCTGCCATTTCGACCGGGGCTGTCCCTCTTTATAACCTTCTACAAAATCCCACCATTTTTTACCATGTCCATCAATAATCCCTCTGCCGATAATCGAAATATTCTCTACTTTATAGGCATAAAACAATGGCGAAAAACTGGTTACGTCAACACCTTCGTAACGACTTTTTACCATGGGTAAATAGTCATCAAAATTATCGCTGAAATGTAATTCGGCACCTGCATCAATGAATATGGTGATATTGCTTTTTAAATGTATGGCACCTGTTAGATATTTCCCAGCAGGGAAATAAACAGTACCACCGCCAGCTTTTGATGCCGCTTCTATCGCATTTTTAATCGCTGTTGTAGCCAGTTTACTGCTGTCGTTTCTTGCACCGTATTTAATTACGTTGTAATAAGACTGGGCGTTTGCAGTTAAGCCGATGCCAAAAGCAAGGATGAAAATTAAAGCTTTAATGATGTTGATGGAATATTTCATTTGGTTATATTTTATTGTCAGCCCACATCGTCCTCGTTTGTAACGAGGATGCGTGAGAATAGCGATTCTATCGCCGCTTAATCAATTTTTATTTCGGTCTGTGCGGACACAGACCAAGGTATTTCATAATTCATGCTTGCGCTCGTTTCTGAACGAGTGCAAATACTATTACGATTATCGTCATTCATCGTCCTCGTTTGTCACAAAGTGATTCCCTTGGAATAACGAGGATGCACGAGAACAGCGATTTTATCGATTTTTACCCGCAAGCCTTGGTTCGTGTCTCCACGAACCCACATCGTCCTCGTTTGTAACGAGGATGCGTGAGAATAGCGATTTTATCGCCCCTTAATCAATTTTTATTTCGGTCTGTGAGTACACAGACCAAGGTATTTCATTAATTCACGCTTGCGCTCGTTTCCAAACGAGTGCAAAATAGTATTACGATTTTATCACTAAAAACAATTAATTATTCAACGCTCGTTAAAAACGAGCGTTAGCCTGGGTATTTTATTAATTCATCTGCACTTTTACAGGCTTCAAATCTTTGCCTTTGTAAATCTGTTTACCATCTACAAATACCAATAATCCTTTGCCTTTATTGTATTTTTTTCCGGTTTTATCCCATAAAATTGTCACCACTTTATTGTGATAGGTTACTTGATCTAACATAAACCAGTCCCACTGATTCTTAGGGATTAATGGAGAAATTTCAAGCACATTATCCTGACGCGGCTTTATGCCAATCAGGTCATTTATAATTAAATCATTAAAGGTAGAGTGGTTATAAAAACTGCTCCGTGGATTATCACCCTTTAACCATTCTCCTGTTTTCTCATCCTGGTATTCACCTAGGTAAGGTTTACCATTTTTAATGTGAGAAGCAGCATACTGATGTAGTTCCTGATAAAAGACTCCGGCATTCATTTTACCATGTTTTTTATAATTGGTTAATAGATTGGCCAATCCTTTTAAAGTTTGCGAACTGGCAAAAGGCCACAGTGCACCATCCCATTCACAGCTATGCCCTGTTCCCCTTGTTCTGAATGTTGGGTTTCGTCTTTCGGCCGTGGTTAATCCCCAGGGTGCTTTAAATCCTGCAGTATCAAGCAACTGATCCCATGCTTTTGCATATTTTGACTGATCATCAGGTAAGTTAAATTCCCATGGTGTAAAACCAATGGCTTCTCTAACATCCGATGAACCTCCTTTGGCTTTTCTTGTTTCGAAAAACGAGGAAGAAACATTCCATAAACTGTCCTGCACCAATTTTTTCAGTACTACGGCTTTATTTTTATACTTACTGGCAAGCGTTCCGTCACCTAAAAGTGTGGCAATTTTATGCAAAGCCATAGCATTACCATACATATAACTGTTTATGGTTGGTCGTTGATTCTGATCTTTTCGCGATCCACTGATCGATTCTTCCATGCCATCCTTAACATCATGCTGCCAGAACAAACCGTTTTTAAGTTGCCTTTCCAATTCCCATTTGCCGTAATCTTTATCCAATGCAGGCAAAATTTCCTTCAAAAATTCCTGATCGGGTTTTACCAGATAATTCTGATAAACAGCATCATCCACCCAACTGCTAAATTGATGGAAACGTTGCTTCGTTTGACCAACATCGGCATGGTAAAGCCAGAATTTGATATAATCTTTTAAATAAGCATTATCCTTTAGCCACCTGCCTTCGTAAATATGGTGACCTAATGCACAGCTGATGGAATTATATTTTCCGGCATGTTTAACCGGTTCGATAAACTCGGTGAAGATAAAACCCTCAGGCGTTTTAACCAGGTGTTTACGGTAAGTCCACCAGCGGTAGTAATAGTTTTGCTCCAAAACTGAATCAGGACATTCGAATAAAGGCGCCTGCTCTGCCAGCCATGTAAAGGCATCGGCATTGGGTACATGGTTTTTAACCGCTTCCGTGTCGATCGAATTGAAATAGGTGACATATTTCTTCAATTTTTCAGTTCCCAGAATTGATTTCTGCTGCGCAAAACCTGTAATTGTTAATACCGATAAAGCTGCTGTTGCAATTAAATTTCTTGTATTCATCATTATTCAAATAACCAATCGATGTCTTTTCCTCTGCCATCCAAACCTGCGTTAAAAATCCGCAGTTCCTGTTTATCGTCAATAAAACCTAAAACTAAACAAGCTCCCTTACCTAAATTTAAAGTATGTGTTCCTGCCGGGAAAGAATAAGCATGAACATTTACTGGTGGAAAACCATAAGGTACGAGGGCATTTGATATTTTAATTTCCGATTGTCCGTAGTTGTTGGCACTTGCATCGGTTTCCAACTGTGGAGGAGCAAGATATTGAGGATCTTTCTGATTAAAAAAGCCTATCAGCAATTTTACAGGTGCTTTGGTGCTGAATTTAATTTCAGTACCTGTTTTAATTTGTTTTTCTTTTGCAAGTTTGATTCCTTTTAAACCCACCAGTTGCGCTGCAACTTCTTTTATCTTAATAGCAGTATCTGAAAAGAGCTGTACATCTTTCGCAATCACATAACTTTCGGTTTCATTTAAAACTTTTACATCAGCAGCTTGATAAGGCACAATTGCAGCAACCGTTCCCTGTTTTATTGATTTTAAAGAATCGATACTGCGTTTAAAATGATTAAGTTCTTTGGTAAAGACAGGTAACATCTCTTTCCAATGAATAAAGGTTTTATCCACTCCACGCATCGGAATTTTTCGCTGCTTGGTTTGCATACTATTGGCATACAGGTAACTATGTGCTGTCAGTTTAACCAATTGAGCATAATGATCTACACTTTTTTGGAGAAAAGGCAATGCCTGCTCCAAATCAGTTACCTGGTTAGAATATTTATATCTTAGTATCCATAGTGCTGCTTTAACTTTTTCGGCATAAAAATTAGCCATTTCATCATAACAATAGATATCGTTTTTAAGCCGCTTAAACTCTGCAGTATCTTTGGTTACACCGGGTGCAGCTTCATTAATAGATTGAATGGCTTTTTTTCCATGTTCAACTACTTCGCGTGCCACCTGAACCGGAGTTTCGCCAATATGGCCCTGTTTCTTCCATTCTTTCTCGGCATACTCAATGATCATTTCACCTTCTGGGGCTTCCGATTCGTACATTAAAGTAAACAAGCCATAACGGAACGGATTAATCAGCTGCGTCATCAACATGCCCAGGGTTAGTGTTTGTCGGTTGCCATCGGTAATGCCATACCTGCGCAAAAGTTTAGGCGATATTTCACCTGATTCTTCGTAGGCATTCAGAATAGCTTTACCACCTGCTAAATTAGCACCATATTTATTAGCCAGTTCTTTACCCCAATAAGTTATTTCCTGGCTACGGTCTCTTTGCGAGTTCCAGGAATATCTTGCCCATTCTTTGTACCAGATCCAATCGCGGTCTACCTCCAATAATCTTCCTTTTACCTCATCAGCCGAATAAGGCCAATCCCAGTAGCTGGCCTGAGGATACAAATGCAAACCTTTTGCACCATAAATCTTGTTCATCGCCTGAACTGATTTCTGGATAAAATCAGCCGATCCGTATCTAAATGGCTCTAAATTGGCTAAAATATGTACGTTAGAGATATTAATGGTACCAATAGCGGCTAATTTCCTGTTTAATTCGGCCCATGCGCCACGCGGTGTATATGTGGTTAAAGCTTCGCCATTAAACTTGTTTTCGGTATACAGGTTTTTATACAAGGGCAACGCAGCTTTCATTACGCTAGGCGCATCGGTATCGTGCGCCCGGAGTACAATCGGAGGTTCTTCCTTAATGCCAGCAGCTTTTAGTCCATCTTTAACCCCTGGGATAATCGTTTTGGTAAACCAATCAATGTCGTCCTGACCAACACCTTCCATCGCTTCGCCTAAGGCCACCATTAAACCTACGTTTGGGTATTTCTCTACAAAAGATGAAATCGATTTACGGGTATAATCGGCAATTAAAGGAATAATGGGGCGGTTCCTATCTTGTGTTTTTAAGCCATGTTTATCTGCAAAAGGTTTTGGAATAATGATATTGTAGAACATCTGGATCACCCAGATGCCGCGTTTATCCGCCTCTTTGGTTAAAAACTGGAAGATTTCTTCATTCTTTTTTAAAGTAACATCATCCACCTCAACTGCATAAGGGTAATCTTTTAAACGCAACAACGACGAAAAAGGATGTCCATTCCATAAATAAAGCGAGTTATAACGGTTTTCTACCATCATATCCAGGTACTTAATCCATAAAGCTTTATCGTAAAGCCAGGGGAAAGTTTCTGGCGTATAAGGATATTCGTATACATCATGTCCCGGGAGATAATCAGGTTTCTGTAAACCGATACAAGTGCCTCTTAACACCATCTCAGGCTGGTCGGAAAGTGCTATCTGCGTGGGTAATTTACCTGTGCTGCTGATCTGATCGACCAATTCTATACAACCATATAAAGCGCCCGATGCATCGTTGCCAATTACATAAAGCATCCCGTTTTTTCCGGTGTAGATATGAAAGCCCTCTGTTTTGGTCGTTGAAATTTTATTTTTAATCTCTGCCGGAAGATTATTGGCAAAAAGTTTATCTGAAAACACACCAATCGCAATAACGTTGTTAATTGCAGTAAGTTTATCTTTTTGTTCGATTTTGGCTGAATAATTCAACCTAGCTAAAGCTTTTGATAGCTTTTCGGCACCAAAACGCACACGCACATGGTTTTCCGTAGAAATTACAATTGTTTTCGGCGCCTTAATATTGGCATCTGAAAATGATATCGATAGAAAATAACAGGAAATAAAAATCAGAAAATTTCTCATTCAAAAGGCTCTAATAACAAAACCTATATGATAGGTTAAGGTGATATTTGGTTAATATTTGTATTTAAATATAAATATATTATTCAAATATAAGTAATTTAAACGATCGACTTTGTAAAATTTATGCAAGGTAAGGCCATTTCAATATCCAGAATGGCGTATGACAATATCTGTTAATATTTAGACAAGAAGATAAAATTTTTAATCAAGAATATTTATTTTATTTGTATGCTAATCAATTATAATTTATAACCAATCATATACATGTTTTCACTAAAAAACAAAAAAGCCGTAGTTACAGGCGGGGGAAGCGGCATAGGAAGAGCTATTGCAACTATTTTAGCCAAACAAGGTGCTGAGGTTCATATCATCGAATTAGGAACTGAGCAGGCCCGGGATACTTTAGATGAAATTAAGACAAATGGCGGAGAAGCTTTCAGCTATGGCTGTGACGTTTCAGACCATAAAGCGGTTCACGAAGTTTTTAACCAGATCGGGCATATTAACATTCTGATCAATAATGCAGGTATCGCGCATATCGGAAAAGCTG
Encoded proteins:
- a CDS encoding glycoside hydrolase family 28 protein is translated as MKYSINIIKALIFILAFGIGLTANAQSYYNVIKYGARNDSSKLATTAIKNAIEAASKAGGGTVYFPAGKYLTGAIHLKSNITIFIDAGAELHFSDNFDDYLPMVKSRYEGVDVTSFSPLFYAYKVENISIIGRGIIDGHGKKWWDFVEGYKEGQPRSKWQTTFDGLNKDIILPDDPKQMKRGFLRPPFIQPMFCKNVLIDGITIRNSPFWTVNPEFCENVKVHAVTINNPHSPNTDGINPESCKNVHISDCHISVGDDCITIKSGKDAPGRKMAIPAENYVITNCTMLSGHGGVVIGSEMSGDVRKIAISNCIFDGTDRGIRIKTARGRGGVVEDIRVSNIIMKNIKDQAIVLDMQYAKTSVEPVSERTPIFRNIHFSNITGQVNQAAYLNGLEEMPIDNITFNDINMDAKTGFSINNSSNIEFHNVTVNTELGASLKALKVNNLIVDGLESNKPHANAAVIDLTNVSDLFLYNAFPTKETVTYLKLGGAETKNIFLGNNNFRLVKVAVKKEKEVSSNIEIISGDKGQ
- a CDS encoding glycosyl hydrolase family 65 protein, giving the protein MMNTRNLIATAALSVLTITGFAQQKSILGTEKLKKYVTYFNSIDTEAVKNHVPNADAFTWLAEQAPLFECPDSVLEQNYYYRWWTYRKHLVKTPEGFIFTEFIEPVKHAGKYNSISCALGHHIYEGRWLKDNAYLKDYIKFWLYHADVGQTKQRFHQFSSWVDDAVYQNYLVKPDQEFLKEILPALDKDYGKWELERQLKNGLFWQHDVKDGMEESISGSRKDQNQRPTINSYMYGNAMALHKIATLLGDGTLASKYKNKAVVLKKLVQDSLWNVSSSFFETRKAKGGSSDVREAIGFTPWEFNLPDDQSKYAKAWDQLLDTAGFKAPWGLTTAERRNPTFRTRGTGHSCEWDGALWPFASSQTLKGLANLLTNYKKHGKMNAGVFYQELHQYAASHIKNGKPYLGEYQDEKTGEWLKGDNPRSSFYNHSTFNDLIINDLIGIKPRQDNVLEISPLIPKNQWDWFMLDQVTYHNKVVTILWDKTGKKYNKGKGLLVFVDGKQIYKGKDLKPVKVQMN